In one window of Balaenoptera musculus isolate JJ_BM4_2016_0621 chromosome 10, mBalMus1.pri.v3, whole genome shotgun sequence DNA:
- the MB gene encoding myoglobin, which translates to MVLSDAEWQLVLNIWAKVEADVAGHGQDILIRLFKGHPETLEKFDKFKHLKTEAEMKASEDLKKHGNTVLTALGGILKKKGHHEAELKPLAQSHATKHKIPIKYLEFISDAIIHVLHSRHPGDFGADAQAAMNKALELFRKDIAAKYKELGFQG; encoded by the exons ATGGTGCTCAGCGACGCAGAATGGCAGTTGGTGCTGAACATCTGGGCGAAGGTGGAAGCTGATGTCGCAGGCCATGGGCAGGATATCCTCATCAG GCTCTTTAAGGGTCATCCCGAGACCCTGGAGAAATTTGACAAGTTCAAGCACCTGAAGACAGAGGCTGAGATGAAGGCCTCAGAAGACCTGAAGAAGCATGGCAACACCGTGCTCACCGCCCTGGGGGGCATCCTCAAGAAGAAGGGGCATCATGAGGCGGAGCTGAAGCCCCTGGCCCAGTCGCATGCCACCAAGCACAAGATCCCCATCAAGTACCTGGAG TTCATCTCGGACGCCATCATCCATGTTCTGCACAGCAGGCATCCTGGGGACTTTGGTGCCGACGCCCAGGCAGCCATGAACAAGGCCCTGGAACTGTTCCGGAAGGACATCGCCGCCAAGTACAAGGAGCTGGGCTTCCAGggctaa